One region of Pseudomonas alvandae genomic DNA includes:
- a CDS encoding type II toxin-antitoxin system YhaV family toxin, producing MTESTIHIENGWALYAHPLFIARLEEITVAVERVMANDPEGFHHHPVYKLFDAVSANILINVPSDPTHPCYRQGNTLGRDFKHWLRVKKQGIPPRYRLFFQFRSEAPMTVIYAWLNDERTLRKDGDKNDVYAVFTAMLLNGKMPNSYTDLIAACDVLEYGNSTTGTEEE from the coding sequence GTGACTGAAAGCACGATTCATATCGAAAACGGGTGGGCACTTTATGCTCACCCGTTATTCATTGCGCGCCTCGAAGAAATTACCGTCGCTGTTGAGAGGGTGATGGCTAATGACCCGGAAGGCTTTCACCATCATCCGGTCTACAAGCTTTTCGATGCGGTGAGCGCGAATATCCTAATCAATGTTCCGTCCGATCCGACCCACCCCTGCTATCGTCAGGGGAACACGCTAGGGCGTGACTTTAAGCACTGGCTTCGGGTGAAGAAGCAAGGGATACCTCCACGGTATCGCCTGTTTTTTCAGTTCAGATCCGAGGCGCCGATGACCGTCATCTATGCGTGGCTCAATGATGAGAGAACGTTGAGGAAGGATGGCGATAAAAATGATGTGTATGCAGTTTTTACTGCAATGCTCCTAAACGGAAAAATGCCTAATTCCTACACCGACCTCATCGCGGCTTGCGACGTCTTGGAATATGGAAATTCTACGACAGGAACGGAGGAAGAATAA
- a CDS encoding cupin domain-containing protein → MNQYSPINVAQKYALFAEQWAPKVIAEMNDYQFKIARLEGDFIWHTHADTDETFIVLDGVLRIDFRDGAVMIGPGEMYVVKKGVEHKPSAEREVKLLLIEPRGVINTGEETNERTAVNDVWI, encoded by the coding sequence ATGAATCAGTACTCCCCCATTAACGTCGCTCAGAAATACGCGCTGTTCGCCGAGCAATGGGCGCCCAAAGTCATCGCCGAAATGAACGACTACCAGTTCAAGATTGCCCGGCTCGAAGGCGACTTCATCTGGCACACCCACGCCGATACCGATGAAACATTCATTGTCTTGGACGGTGTGCTGCGTATCGACTTTCGTGATGGCGCCGTGATGATCGGCCCGGGCGAGATGTACGTGGTCAAGAAAGGCGTCGAGCACAAACCCAGTGCCGAGCGGGAAGTGAAACTCTTGTTGATCGAGCCTCGTGGCGTCATCAATACCGGTGAAGAAACCAATGAGCGAACGGCGGTCAATGACGTCTGGATCTGA
- a CDS encoding phytanoyl-CoA dioxygenase family protein codes for MSTDDLLRALHQDGFVLMPGVLDAAQVADVRRTIDQLKPQHWDYSGVIDHYKCVFNRDPFWLPYLEVSGVIELAEAALGDDCHIIGQTAWRCHPGFVGAPLHLDYLPMELPPALLADPGFELPMQVFTAQFYLDDIDADLSPTQVIPGSHKAGRAPAAGETQWHGRPAQPVLCRAGDVLVLRSELWHAGSDNRTVDRTRYMLQVHYGRRMVAQKFSPYLHWLFNPVVLAAATPRQRRLLGDHQEAEYD; via the coding sequence GTGTCGACTGACGACCTCCTGCGAGCCCTGCATCAGGACGGTTTTGTCCTGATGCCCGGCGTGTTGGATGCCGCGCAAGTCGCTGACGTGCGTCGTACTATCGACCAGCTGAAACCCCAACATTGGGATTACAGCGGCGTCATCGATCATTACAAATGCGTGTTCAATCGGGATCCGTTCTGGTTGCCGTATTTGGAAGTGAGCGGGGTGATCGAACTCGCCGAAGCGGCTTTGGGCGACGATTGCCACATCATCGGCCAGACGGCCTGGCGCTGCCATCCCGGTTTTGTCGGCGCGCCATTGCATCTGGATTACCTGCCGATGGAGCTGCCGCCGGCCCTGTTGGCTGATCCCGGTTTTGAACTGCCGATGCAGGTGTTCACCGCGCAGTTTTACCTCGATGACATCGACGCTGACCTGAGCCCGACACAGGTGATTCCCGGCAGCCACAAGGCGGGCCGTGCACCAGCGGCGGGTGAGACGCAGTGGCATGGGCGTCCGGCGCAGCCAGTGTTGTGTCGGGCGGGCGATGTTCTGGTACTGCGCAGCGAGTTATGGCACGCCGGCAGCGACAACCGGACCGTCGACCGCACACGGTACATGCTCCAGGTGCATTACGGTCGACGGATGGTCGCGCAAAAGTTCTCGCCCTATCTGCACTGGCTGTTCAATCCCGTCGTGCTCGCCGCCGCGACGCCTCGCCAGCGGCGGCTGCTCGGTGATCATCAGGAGGCGGAGTACGACTGA
- a CDS encoding methyl-accepting chemotaxis protein, translating into MADMAATNDRLISSEHAALDQVSTAATQMSAAVHEVAHNAVSASDAAQQASSQSRDGAEVVSSTIDSIRQLALEVESASGTIEALAQETSSIGAVLEVIRGIAEQTNLLALNAAIEAARAGEQGRGFAVVADEVRALAARTQDSTKDIQVRIERLQSGVAKAVQAMQVGSSKARDSVERAAGVDQVLSGTGGSIQRINDMAAQIANACEEQSSVTEEIARNISDIRDLSNEAAANSAQSMHASQQLSSLSRNLAELTGRFRT; encoded by the coding sequence ATGGCCGATATGGCCGCGACCAACGATCGGTTGATCAGCAGCGAGCACGCGGCGCTCGATCAGGTCAGTACCGCCGCTACCCAGATGAGCGCGGCGGTGCATGAGGTTGCGCATAACGCGGTGAGTGCTTCGGATGCCGCGCAACAGGCGAGCAGCCAGTCTCGTGACGGCGCCGAGGTGGTCAGCAGCACCATCGATTCGATCCGTCAGTTGGCCCTGGAAGTGGAAAGTGCCTCGGGCACGATCGAGGCGTTGGCCCAGGAAACTTCCAGCATCGGTGCTGTGCTCGAAGTGATTCGTGGCATTGCCGAGCAGACCAACCTGTTGGCACTGAACGCTGCAATCGAAGCCGCACGGGCCGGTGAGCAGGGCCGTGGGTTTGCCGTTGTGGCCGATGAGGTGAGGGCGCTCGCGGCTCGTACCCAGGACTCGACCAAGGACATCCAGGTTCGCATCGAGCGGTTGCAGAGCGGTGTCGCCAAGGCTGTGCAAGCGATGCAGGTCGGCAGTAGCAAGGCTCGCGACAGTGTTGAGCGCGCCGCGGGTGTCGACCAGGTCCTCAGCGGCACAGGTGGTTCGATCCAGCGAATCAACGACATGGCCGCGCAAATCGCCAACGCCTGTGAAGAGCAAAGCAGCGTCACCGAGGAAATAGCCCGCAATATTTCCGACATCCGTGATTTGTCCAACGAAGCGGCGGCCAATTCCGCCCAGAGCATGCACGCCAGCCAGCAGCTTTCCAGCCTGTCGAGAAACCTCGCAGAGCTGACCGGCCGCTTCCGCACCTGA
- the purC gene encoding phosphoribosylaminoimidazolesuccinocarboxamide synthase, whose product MEKREELYRGKAKSVYKTDDADRLILLFRNDTSAFDGKRIEQLDRKGMVNNKFNAFIMQKLEAAGVPTQFDKLLGDNECLVKKLDMIPVECVVRNYAAGSLVKRLGVEEGMKLNPYTFELFLKDDAKGDPFINESHVVAFGWGTAEQLARMKELSLKVNDVLTKLFDDAGLLLVDFKLEFGVFSDGSIVLGDEFSPDGCRLWDKDTKKKMDKDRFRQGLGDVIEAYEEVAQRLGVPL is encoded by the coding sequence ACCGCGGCAAAGCCAAGTCGGTTTACAAGACCGACGACGCTGACCGCTTGATCCTGCTGTTTCGCAACGACACCTCGGCGTTCGACGGCAAGCGCATCGAACAGCTGGACCGCAAGGGCATGGTGAACAACAAGTTCAACGCCTTCATCATGCAAAAGCTCGAAGCCGCCGGCGTACCGACCCAGTTCGACAAGCTGCTGGGCGACAACGAATGCCTGGTCAAGAAGCTGGACATGATCCCGGTCGAGTGCGTCGTGCGTAACTACGCCGCCGGCAGCCTGGTCAAGCGCCTGGGCGTGGAAGAGGGCATGAAACTCAACCCTTACACCTTCGAACTGTTTCTGAAAGACGACGCCAAGGGCGACCCGTTCATCAACGAGTCCCACGTCGTGGCATTCGGTTGGGGCACCGCCGAGCAACTGGCGCGCATGAAGGAACTGTCCCTCAAGGTCAACGACGTGCTGACCAAGCTGTTCGACGACGCCGGCCTGCTGCTGGTGGACTTCAAGCTTGAATTCGGCGTGTTCAGCGACGGCTCCATCGTCCTGGGCGACGAGTTCAGCCCGGACGGCTGCCGTCTCTGGGATAAGGACACCAAGAAGAAAATGGACAAGGACCGCTTCCGCCAAGGCCTCGGTGACGTCATCGAAGCCTACGAAGAAGTCGCCCAGCGCCTGGGTGTACCGCTGTAA